From the Halorhabdus utahensis DSM 12940 genome, one window contains:
- a CDS encoding DUF7500 family protein: MPPGDDNDDEDGRVLAPEELDISEDEHVAEIEDGRYVVSPNDPIGDVDGIKTTETEPEPATDESESDVDEASDQASPAPSNTPTDAASESREPWQDNASETGEMTEADVEAWLRDSFTSADSRYGFHVTATFDGRVSQRRMMSNDVVTIFESLILWYAQHIDSETPVEEILGILLTESNVPISYPTESLSAAIKARGLGPDDSIGELMNAIGDDGFEL, from the coding sequence ATGCCACCAGGGGACGACAACGACGACGAGGACGGACGCGTGCTCGCCCCCGAGGAGCTCGACATCTCCGAGGACGAGCACGTCGCGGAGATCGAGGACGGCCGGTACGTCGTCTCCCCGAATGATCCGATCGGTGATGTCGACGGGATCAAAACAACCGAAACAGAGCCGGAACCAGCCACCGATGAATCGGAAAGTGACGTCGACGAAGCATCCGATCAGGCGTCGCCAGCCCCGTCAAATACGCCGACGGACGCAGCGTCCGAATCCCGGGAGCCCTGGCAAGACAACGCAAGCGAGACGGGAGAGATGACCGAAGCGGACGTCGAAGCGTGGCTCCGGGACTCGTTCACTTCGGCTGACTCCAGGTACGGCTTTCACGTCACGGCGACGTTCGACGGCCGGGTGTCCCAGCGCCGGATGATGTCCAACGATGTGGTGACGATCTTCGAGAGCCTGATCCTGTGGTACGCCCAGCACATCGACAGCGAGACGCCAGTCGAGGAGATCCTCGGTATCCTGCTGACCGAATCGAACGTGCCGATCAGTTACCCGACCGAGAGTCTTTCGGCGGCGATCAAAGCCCGGGGCCTCGGCCCGGACGATTCGATCGGGGAACTCATGAACGCCATCGGCGACGATGGCTTCGAGCTCTGA
- the cheY gene encoding chemotaxis protein CheY, which translates to MPEVLIADDSEFMRNLLREILEEDHQIVGEVENGVEAVEAYKDKDPDLVMMDIVMPIRDGIEATDEIKTESPDANVIMCTSVGQEEKMKEAVKAGADGYITKPFQKPSVMEAIEDVVPS; encoded by the coding sequence ATGCCAGAAGTATTGATCGCGGACGATTCGGAGTTCATGCGGAACCTGCTGCGCGAAATCCTCGAGGAAGACCATCAGATCGTCGGTGAGGTCGAAAACGGCGTCGAGGCCGTCGAGGCCTACAAGGACAAGGATCCGGACCTCGTGATGATGGACATCGTGATGCCGATCAGAGACGGTATCGAGGCCACCGACGAGATCAAAACCGAAAGTCCAGACGCGAACGTGATCATGTGCACCAGCGTCGGCCAGGAGGAGAAGATGAAAGAGGCCGTGAAGGCTGGGGCCGACGGGTACATCACCAAGCCGTTCCAGAAGCCAAGCGTCATGGAAGCTATCGAAGACGTCGTCCCCTCATAG
- a CDS encoding chemotaxis protein CheC — translation MNVDIQSLGTFNELAHEGAKEATASMTQMTGIDADVDVTQITLMDRGDVGETLAEQAFVGVEFDFEGELSGQTALVLDQDSSETLAGTLMPGDEISAEMAKSGVKEIGNIMMSGFIDGWADYLETTIDHSPPTYIEGTGKEILPTSDDSSPDDQVFVFKSEIEWVDESVDFYIYMLPDQDSLTDLMADHADAEADAIPVDKLHVFNRMTQQGTKQAAENVSMMTGIDVEAEVSQINFTRIEDIPKQVGTDRYVGTAVEFTDLPSGFLLVLFDEASAKNAAEALMPTAVEGEELTDQHTAAIEELGNIMTSGFVDGWANVLQTSIDHTPPRLVHDMGRAIIDPLAAQVGQHQDHAFVIDSRMRTDDVEFESEIYALPNDEELREALEELAVERAEETDADPEEIFQE, via the coding sequence ATGAACGTCGACATCCAGTCGCTCGGGACGTTCAACGAACTCGCCCACGAAGGGGCAAAGGAGGCCACGGCATCGATGACCCAGATGACGGGCATCGACGCCGACGTGGACGTGACCCAGATCACGCTGATGGATCGGGGCGACGTCGGCGAAACGCTGGCCGAGCAGGCGTTCGTCGGGGTCGAATTCGACTTCGAGGGCGAGCTATCGGGTCAGACAGCGCTGGTACTTGATCAGGACAGTAGCGAGACGTTGGCGGGAACGCTGATGCCCGGCGACGAGATCAGTGCCGAAATGGCCAAAAGCGGGGTCAAGGAGATCGGCAACATCATGATGAGTGGGTTCATCGACGGCTGGGCCGACTATCTCGAAACCACGATCGATCACTCCCCGCCGACGTACATCGAAGGGACCGGCAAGGAGATCCTTCCGACGTCGGATGATTCATCGCCCGACGATCAGGTCTTCGTGTTCAAAAGCGAGATCGAGTGGGTCGACGAATCAGTCGACTTCTACATCTACATGTTGCCGGATCAGGACTCGCTCACGGACCTGATGGCGGACCACGCCGACGCCGAAGCCGACGCGATCCCGGTCGACAAGCTCCACGTCTTCAACCGGATGACCCAGCAGGGCACCAAGCAGGCCGCCGAAAACGTCTCGATGATGACTGGAATTGATGTCGAAGCGGAAGTCTCACAAATCAACTTCACGCGGATCGAAGACATCCCCAAGCAGGTCGGGACCGACCGATACGTCGGGACGGCCGTCGAGTTCACCGACCTCCCGAGTGGGTTCCTGCTCGTGTTGTTCGACGAGGCCTCGGCGAAGAACGCGGCCGAGGCGCTGATGCCCACCGCGGTCGAGGGTGAAGAACTCACCGACCAACACACGGCAGCCATCGAGGAACTGGGGAACATCATGACCAGCGGGTTCGTCGACGGCTGGGCGAACGTCCTCCAGACGTCCATCGATCACACGCCGCCGCGGCTGGTTCACGACATGGGGCGGGCGATCATCGACCCGCTTGCGGCCCAGGTCGGGCAACATCAGGACCACGCGTTCGTCATCGACTCGCGGATGCGAACGGACGACGTCGAGTTCGAGAGCGAGATCTACGCGTTGCCCAACGACGAGGAACTCCGGGAAGCACTCGAGGAACTGGCGGTCGAACGGGCGGAAGAGACTGACGCGGACCCCGAAGAAATATTCCAGGAATGA
- a CDS encoding chemotaxis protein CheD has translation MKVYDGSQTEQSSTPERIKVGIAEYDVSTNGATLSTSGLGSCIGVGLHDEESSVSGLVHVMLPVSEEVNGGNPAKFADTGVKTLVRELEDHGADRSNIVAKIAGGSDMLDFSKNGSGIGVRNANVVEETLSALDIPIVGEDIGGDHGRSIRLEGDTGDLIVKSANRDSKRL, from the coding sequence ATGAAGGTCTACGACGGATCGCAGACTGAGCAATCGAGCACGCCCGAGCGCATCAAGGTCGGGATCGCCGAGTACGACGTCTCGACGAACGGCGCGACACTGTCGACCAGTGGACTCGGCTCCTGTATCGGCGTCGGGCTCCACGACGAGGAGTCCAGCGTCTCTGGGCTCGTACACGTGATGTTGCCAGTCTCGGAGGAAGTCAACGGCGGAAACCCGGCGAAGTTCGCGGACACCGGCGTCAAAACCCTGGTCAGAGAACTCGAAGACCACGGTGCGGATCGGTCGAACATCGTCGCGAAGATCGCCGGCGGGAGCGACATGCTCGATTTCTCGAAGAACGGCTCCGGCATCGGTGTCCGGAACGCGAACGTCGTCGAGGAAACCCTCTCGGCACTCGACATCCCGATCGTCGGCGAAGACATCGGCGGCGACCACGGCCGATCGATCCGGCTCGAAGGCGATACCGGCGATCTGATCGTCAAAAGCGCAAACCGGGACTCGAAGCGGCTCTGA
- a CDS encoding FlaD/FlaE family flagellar protein produces the protein MSTLSLLQSGTVVEGVDPTLLAATGDWIVESVGSLSTEPLAVGVLTVGVVGMSIRSVFDSILSDEDGGPDVDEGDDDGLMPEEGGDDLGDLGGGFGDGGDDFGDFEDDDFGEMDGGGADTDELQHRLDELETEVGSLSSTVNTVRNENEQISETVDDVEENVRKLLDIYEMVTRGVNPFADDIDAGGLGGPGEESFGLFDNGDDQSEEGDLDEDIANADAEGFFDEDLVEDDELEADADVGDVLGTGEDDGGDDGGFEDDFEDDFDMDDDFGDAEDDFDMDEGGDGDADSGGEGGKSFAELKDEYEAGDAEWAEGDAEDPDESIEETTDDLAADDDSLDDDEALVDEDDDFAMEDDGGEAGDGLADDDLFDTVIEDEGDEESADEAVDATESATSVVEDDTETEETEPDQETITPEEESVTETAQTEEDATEPAANAEAPSAKEEADGSGATEGASAESDDGKPYLTSLPDGFLADLIVVEWLEFLVEEVGIRATAEAIDYYERIDWIDESVADQLQAYLKGFEEGGESESLTIDHHTKSLRYVSQLNGGGAESIALQQLPRQTGGGPDGIQR, from the coding sequence ATGAGTACGCTCTCGTTGCTCCAGTCCGGGACAGTGGTCGAGGGGGTGGACCCTACCCTCCTCGCGGCCACCGGTGACTGGATCGTCGAGTCGGTCGGCTCGCTGTCGACCGAACCGCTCGCCGTCGGTGTCCTGACGGTGGGGGTGGTCGGCATGAGTATCCGATCCGTCTTCGACTCGATCCTCTCGGACGAGGACGGGGGCCCCGACGTGGACGAGGGGGACGACGACGGGTTGATGCCCGAGGAAGGCGGGGATGACCTCGGCGACCTTGGCGGCGGGTTCGGTGATGGCGGCGACGACTTCGGAGATTTCGAAGACGACGACTTCGGCGAGATGGACGGGGGCGGTGCGGACACTGACGAACTACAGCACCGCCTCGACGAGCTCGAAACCGAGGTCGGCAGCCTCTCCTCGACGGTCAACACGGTCCGCAACGAGAACGAGCAGATCTCTGAAACGGTCGACGACGTCGAGGAAAACGTTCGAAAACTGCTCGACATCTACGAGATGGTGACTCGGGGCGTCAATCCCTTCGCCGACGACATCGACGCCGGCGGATTGGGCGGCCCCGGAGAGGAGTCGTTTGGCCTCTTCGACAATGGTGACGACCAGTCCGAAGAGGGAGACCTCGACGAAGACATCGCCAACGCCGACGCGGAAGGGTTCTTCGACGAAGACCTCGTCGAGGACGACGAGCTGGAAGCCGATGCCGACGTCGGCGATGTCCTGGGCACGGGCGAAGACGACGGCGGTGACGACGGTGGGTTCGAAGACGACTTCGAGGACGACTTCGACATGGACGATGATTTCGGCGACGCCGAAGACGACTTCGACATGGACGAGGGCGGCGACGGTGACGCGGACAGCGGCGGTGAGGGCGGGAAATCCTTCGCCGAGCTCAAAGACGAGTACGAGGCCGGCGACGCCGAATGGGCCGAAGGCGACGCCGAAGATCCGGACGAAAGCATCGAGGAGACGACCGACGACCTGGCGGCAGACGACGACTCGCTTGATGACGATGAAGCCCTCGTGGACGAGGACGACGACTTCGCCATGGAGGACGACGGTGGAGAGGCGGGCGACGGGCTGGCCGACGACGATCTCTTCGATACGGTTATCGAGGACGAGGGCGACGAAGAGAGCGCAGACGAGGCTGTCGATGCGACTGAATCCGCCACGAGCGTCGTCGAGGACGACACAGAGACAGAAGAAACCGAGCCGGATCAGGAGACGATTACCCCCGAGGAGGAGAGCGTCACGGAAACGGCGCAGACCGAGGAGGACGCGACTGAGCCGGCGGCCAACGCCGAAGCGCCGTCAGCCAAAGAAGAGGCCGACGGGTCGGGAGCAACCGAAGGAGCGAGCGCCGAATCCGACGACGGAAAGCCATACCTCACGTCGCTTCCGGACGGGTTCCTCGCCGACCTGATCGTCGTCGAATGGCTGGAGTTCCTGGTCGAGGAAGTCGGGATCCGGGCCACCGCGGAGGCCATCGACTACTACGAACGCATCGACTGGATCGACGAGTCCGTCGCCGACCAGTTACAGGCGTACCTCAAGGGCTTCGAGGAAGGCGGTGAGTCCGAGAGCCTGACCATCGACCACCACACCAAGAGTCTGCGGTACGTGAGCCAGCTGAACGGCGGCGGGGCGGAGTCGATCGCCCTCCAACAGCTGCCACGCCAGACCGGAGGTGGCCCCGATGGGATTCAGCGTTAG
- a CDS encoding flagellin yields MGFSVSGSAAILLVAFFVAFGTFYSAASNSMETVNDARGAAQDDLLAQQNTAITLTDVSVAHNVSGDELYYVNATVKNTGANGLSVADTDFMVDGELQTSFLDRAVDGDSSTDVWATGQRLTANMTVPTQPDRLKVVTGPGVAATEVGLSG; encoded by the coding sequence ATGGGATTCAGCGTTAGTGGCTCGGCCGCGATCCTCCTGGTCGCGTTCTTCGTCGCCTTCGGGACGTTCTACAGCGCCGCCTCGAACTCCATGGAGACTGTCAACGATGCGCGAGGCGCTGCCCAGGACGACCTGCTCGCCCAGCAGAACACGGCGATCACCCTGACGGACGTATCGGTGGCACACAACGTCTCCGGGGACGAGCTGTACTACGTGAACGCGACCGTGAAAAACACCGGGGCCAACGGGTTGAGCGTCGCCGACACCGACTTCATGGTCGACGGCGAACTGCAGACGTCGTTTCTCGACCGGGCCGTCGACGGCGACAGCTCGACGGACGTCTGGGCGACCGGGCAGCGACTCACCGCCAACATGACGGTCCCCACCCAGCCCGACCGGCTCAAGGTCGTCACCGGCCCGGGTGTGGCCGCGACGGAGGTGGGACTGAGTGGCTAG
- a CDS encoding flagellin codes for MASVSASHLIIFIASILVAASVAGTITSTVGQLSDAVDDLGVDASQEVRTEIEIISDSGAQVYDREGNGNITLYVKNTGSQRLPADGVGMDVIVDGIYRTDVSMTVVDGSVWRPGTVVRMGISIPDLQSGDHRVQLTIYGDREVFEFNT; via the coding sequence GTGGCTAGCGTGTCAGCGTCGCATTTGATCATCTTCATCGCGAGCATCCTCGTAGCGGCGAGCGTCGCGGGGACGATCACCAGTACGGTCGGCCAGCTCAGCGATGCGGTCGACGATCTCGGGGTCGACGCCAGCCAGGAGGTCCGGACCGAGATCGAGATCATCAGCGATAGCGGCGCACAGGTGTACGACAGAGAGGGCAACGGAAACATCACGCTGTACGTCAAAAACACCGGGTCCCAGCGGCTCCCGGCCGACGGGGTCGGAATGGACGTGATCGTCGATGGGATCTACCGGACTGACGTGAGTATGACTGTCGTCGACGGGAGCGTCTGGCGACCCGGAACGGTCGTCCGCATGGGGATCTCGATCCCGGACCTACAGAGCGGGGACCACCGTGTCCAGTTGACGATCTACGGTGACAGGGAGGTGTTCGAGTTCAACACATGA
- a CDS encoding ATPase domain-containing protein yields the protein MSIATTDLYSLGLDERDRLNKELGGGIPPGSIVLVEGDYGAGKSAMSQRFAYGLCETGQTVTMLSTELTVGSFLDQMHSLDYGMVEHILDENLLFLHADIGDSNTFQGGDDDNDRMDLLKRLMDAEVMWDTDVIIIDTFDAILRNDPKFEALVRQNEERQAALEIISYFRDVIAEGKVIMLTVDPSTLDEDAIGPFRAIADVFIELEMIEVGNDVRRQISVKRFAGMGEQVGDTIGYSVRSGTGIVIESRSVA from the coding sequence ATGAGCATCGCAACCACTGATCTGTACTCGCTTGGCTTAGACGAGCGCGACAGACTGAACAAGGAACTCGGCGGCGGCATCCCGCCCGGCAGCATCGTCCTCGTCGAAGGGGACTACGGTGCCGGGAAGTCCGCGATGAGCCAGCGCTTCGCCTACGGCCTCTGTGAGACCGGCCAGACGGTCACGATGCTTTCGACGGAGTTGACCGTCGGCAGTTTCCTCGATCAGATGCACAGCCTGGACTACGGCATGGTCGAGCACATCCTCGACGAGAACCTCCTGTTCCTGCACGCCGACATCGGCGACTCCAACACCTTCCAGGGTGGCGACGACGACAACGACCGCATGGACCTGCTCAAGCGGCTGATGGACGCCGAAGTAATGTGGGACACGGATGTCATCATCATCGACACCTTCGACGCCATCCTCCGGAACGACCCCAAGTTCGAGGCCCTGGTCCGCCAGAACGAGGAGCGCCAGGCTGCTCTGGAGATCATCTCGTACTTCCGGGACGTCATCGCCGAGGGGAAGGTCATCATGCTCACGGTCGACCCCTCGACGCTTGACGAGGACGCGATCGGCCCCTTCCGGGCCATCGCCGACGTGTTCATCGAACTCGAGATGATCGAGGTCGGCAACGACGTGCGCCGACAGATCTCGGTGAAACGCTTCGCCGGGATGGGCGAACAGGTCGGTGATACCATCGGGTACTCCGTCCGGTCTGGGACGGGCATCGTCATCGAATCGCGCAGTGTCGCATAA
- a CDS encoding type II/IV secretion system ATPase subunit: protein MTDHGRPKPSDELRQHAARRPHLRDHLQKFKQITGEFPMFVEEADGEYETNRPNILYPVGGPIYTHVYGDIGQDIKYYAIEPELAEDEQTVFEKVRNRLLERSVMKPAPTEEGEYDDRIEELLQETTNVKRRESGDGVLSRLGNITNLGKVDVTEETYENIRYRLNRDIVGLGPLEPVMRDPANEDIHVIGPHECYVDHSVYSLIKTTVDFGEPADYEQWLRNMGERIGDPVSDSDPIIDSTLPDGSRINIIYSDDVSLKGPSMTIRQGTEVPLSIFQITKWGTLSPELAAYLWLALENEQTVFVVGETASGKTTTLNSIMSFIPRDSKIYTAEDTSEVLPPHDTWQQLLTREGDDEGTDVDMFDLVAAALRSRPDYIIVGEVRGEEGRMAFQAAQTGHPVMLTFHAADIVSMIQRFTGEPINVPETFMDVADIALFQNRVKQGDDVLRRVTSVQEIEGYSKEMDGVVTRQSFYWDPVEDEIVFQGMNNSFVLEEQIATLLGYEDTRDIYDDLQFRADIIRRAIQENVLGYHEVNELIENFQRDGVEGLPFDIHRQD, encoded by the coding sequence ATGACAGATCACGGCAGACCCAAACCGTCGGACGAACTCCGCCAACACGCAGCGAGGCGTCCACACCTCCGTGATCACCTCCAGAAGTTCAAGCAGATCACCGGCGAGTTCCCGATGTTCGTCGAGGAAGCCGACGGCGAATACGAGACCAATCGCCCGAACATCCTCTACCCCGTCGGCGGCCCTATTTACACGCACGTCTACGGCGACATCGGCCAGGACATCAAGTACTACGCGATCGAGCCGGAACTGGCAGAGGACGAGCAGACGGTCTTCGAGAAGGTCCGCAACCGGTTGCTCGAACGCAGCGTCATGAAGCCCGCACCGACCGAGGAAGGTGAGTACGACGACCGGATCGAAGAACTCCTTCAAGAGACGACGAACGTCAAGCGGCGTGAAAGCGGTGACGGCGTCCTGAGTCGACTGGGGAACATTACGAACCTCGGGAAAGTTGACGTCACCGAGGAGACCTACGAAAACATCCGCTACCGGCTGAACCGCGACATCGTCGGCCTCGGTCCCCTCGAGCCGGTGATGCGGGACCCGGCCAACGAGGACATCCACGTCATCGGTCCCCACGAGTGTTACGTCGATCACTCCGTCTACAGCCTCATCAAGACGACCGTCGACTTCGGCGAACCCGCGGATTACGAGCAGTGGCTGCGAAACATGGGCGAACGGATCGGCGACCCCGTCTCCGACAGCGACCCGATCATCGACTCGACGCTGCCGGACGGCTCGCGTATCAACATCATCTACTCCGACGATGTCTCGTTGAAGGGGCCCTCGATGACCATCCGACAGGGCACGGAGGTGCCCCTGTCGATCTTCCAGATTACGAAGTGGGGCACCCTCTCCCCGGAACTGGCGGCCTACCTCTGGCTCGCCCTGGAGAACGAACAGACGGTGTTCGTCGTCGGGGAGACCGCCTCCGGGAAGACGACGACGCTGAACTCCATCATGTCGTTCATCCCCCGGGATTCGAAGATCTACACCGCCGAGGACACCTCCGAGGTCCTGCCGCCACACGACACCTGGCAGCAACTCCTCACCCGGGAAGGTGACGACGAGGGGACGGACGTCGACATGTTCGACCTCGTCGCCGCCGCGCTCCGGTCGCGGCCCGACTACATCATCGTGGGCGAGGTTCGTGGCGAGGAGGGTCGAATGGCGTTCCAGGCGGCCCAAACCGGCCACCCGGTCATGCTGACCTTCCACGCTGCCGACATCGTTTCGATGATCCAGCGCTTCACCGGCGAACCGATCAACGTCCCCGAGACGTTCATGGACGTCGCCGACATCGCGCTGTTCCAGAACCGGGTCAAGCAGGGCGACGACGTCCTCCGCCGGGTCACCTCAGTCCAGGAAATCGAAGGCTACTCCAAGGAGATGGACGGTGTCGTCACCCGCCAGAGCTTCTACTGGGACCCCGTCGAGGACGAGATCGTCTTCCAGGGGATGAACAACTCCTTCGTCCTCGAAGAGCAGATCGCGACCCTGCTAGGGTACGAGGACACCCGCGACATCTACGACGACCTCCAGTTCCGGGCGGATATCATCAGGCGGGCGATCCAGGAGAACGTGCTGGGCTACCACGAGGTCAACGAGTTGATCGAGAACTTCCAGCGCGACGGCGTCGAGGGACTCCCCTTCGACATCCACCGCCAAGACTGA
- the flaJ gene encoding archaellar assembly protein FlaJ, whose amino-acid sequence MASEEATLDLTISGTIASLLESYRRMGIPIQRYLFGILLPAFVFFLATLGVALLVNLPLGIKLPFPLLGLLLLGAAVFYPRVQLSQRKQALNDRFHLMVTHMTVLSTTKIDRMEVFRALASEDEYGELATEMGRVVELVDTWNLSLDDACRRRAKEVPSDALADFFDRLAYTMGAGQSLEDYLLSEQDMIIENYKTIYEGTLGNLEVMKDLYLSMILSMTFALVFAVVLPILTGTNPMMTVSAVIVLFIFVQTGFFVAIRSLAPYDPVWYHPEEITSPMERRLNVSFAAGVVLTLVFGFISFGGFAGISPITLDMIFFFWDPVPLSIYAVFPITPLLIPGLIIRQEEKKIKARDQEYPSFIRALGSTEGAKQSTTGAVLESLREKEFGPLSENIDNLYKRLNMRIEPEKAWRHFTAESRSYLIQTFSEMYLIGRKMGGSPKQLGELISENMNEVLQLRQQRDQETTTLIGVLYGISAAATFAFFIGLQVVNILSEMSLNLQTGSSNFEVSTLIHTSVYEIPIIEFLLITVIIFNALLSSLMIRTTDGGHKLNSYMHFVVLSWIGALVAIFTKLVVSSVISI is encoded by the coding sequence ATGGCCTCCGAAGAAGCCACCCTCGACCTGACGATCTCCGGCACGATAGCCTCGCTACTCGAATCCTATCGCCGGATGGGGATCCCGATTCAGCGGTATCTGTTCGGCATCCTCCTGCCGGCGTTCGTGTTCTTTCTCGCCACCCTCGGCGTGGCGCTGCTGGTGAACCTGCCGCTTGGGATCAAGCTCCCCTTCCCGCTGCTCGGGTTGCTCCTCCTCGGGGCTGCGGTGTTCTATCCCAGAGTACAGCTCTCCCAGCGCAAGCAGGCGCTGAACGACAGATTTCACCTCATGGTCACCCACATGACGGTCCTCTCGACGACGAAAATCGACCGCATGGAGGTGTTCAGAGCGCTCGCCAGTGAAGACGAATACGGCGAACTCGCCACCGAGATGGGACGGGTCGTCGAACTGGTCGATACCTGGAATCTGAGCCTCGACGACGCGTGTCGTCGCCGGGCGAAGGAAGTGCCAAGCGACGCGCTCGCGGATTTCTTCGACCGACTGGCATACACTATGGGCGCGGGACAGAGTCTCGAGGACTACCTACTCTCCGAACAGGACATGATCATCGAGAACTACAAGACGATCTACGAGGGGACGCTTGGCAACCTCGAGGTGATGAAAGACCTCTACCTGTCGATGATCCTCTCGATGACGTTCGCCCTGGTGTTCGCTGTGGTCCTCCCGATCCTGACGGGGACGAACCCAATGATGACCGTGAGTGCGGTCATCGTGCTGTTCATCTTCGTCCAGACGGGCTTTTTCGTCGCGATCCGCTCGTTGGCCCCCTACGACCCGGTCTGGTACCATCCGGAGGAGATAACCTCGCCGATGGAGCGGCGACTCAACGTTAGTTTCGCCGCTGGCGTGGTGCTGACATTGGTGTTCGGGTTCATCAGCTTCGGTGGGTTCGCCGGGATCAGCCCGATCACGCTGGACATGATATTCTTCTTCTGGGACCCCGTCCCCCTGTCGATTTACGCCGTCTTCCCCATCACGCCGCTGCTCATCCCCGGACTCATCATCCGACAGGAGGAGAAGAAGATCAAGGCCCGCGATCAGGAGTACCCGAGTTTCATCCGGGCACTTGGATCGACCGAAGGAGCCAAGCAGTCGACGACCGGTGCCGTCCTGGAATCCCTTCGCGAGAAGGAGTTCGGGCCGCTCAGCGAGAACATCGACAACCTCTATAAGCGACTCAACATGCGGATCGAGCCCGAGAAGGCCTGGCGACACTTCACCGCCGAGTCACGGTCGTACCTGATCCAGACGTTCAGCGAGATGTACCTCATCGGCCGGAAGATGGGTGGCAGCCCGAAGCAACTCGGGGAGCTCATCAGCGAGAACATGAACGAAGTCCTCCAGTTGCGCCAGCAGCGCGACCAGGAGACGACGACCCTCATCGGCGTGCTCTATGGCATCTCCGCGGCCGCGACCTTCGCCTTCTTCATCGGGCTGCAGGTCGTAAACATCCTCTCGGAGATGAGTCTCAACCTCCAGACGGGATCGAGCAATTTCGAGGTCAGCACGCTCATCCACACCTCCGTCTACGAGATTCCGATCATCGAGTTCCTGCTCATCACCGTGATTATCTTCAACGCGCTCCTGTCGTCGCTGATGATCCGGACGACCGACGGCGGTCACAAGCTCAACAGTTACATGCACTTCGTCGTCCTCTCGTGGATCGGCGCGCTGGTCGCTATCTTCACGAAATTAGTCGTCTCCAGCGTCATCAGCATCTGA
- a CDS encoding DUF5807 family protein: MIDRAEFLAGDRPEDIAFFLHEDSVSNLDALDAHAETVADGAVLVLPGEKGRSAFESVVGMDPMALAQQAMDTPGDIHDDLTGGVCPASDDDPEADHTVKFVFAFAEAQNDEVGGLYAEGDVIHAYAVCTCGETYSEKWLADEPDAQ; this comes from the coding sequence ATGATTGACCGCGCGGAGTTTCTGGCGGGAGACCGACCTGAGGACATCGCCTTCTTTCTACACGAAGACAGCGTCTCGAACCTCGACGCGCTCGACGCACACGCCGAGACAGTCGCGGATGGCGCTGTCCTCGTCCTCCCGGGCGAGAAGGGGCGGAGTGCGTTTGAGTCAGTCGTCGGGATGGACCCGATGGCCCTGGCCCAGCAGGCGATGGACACGCCGGGCGACATTCACGACGACCTGACTGGCGGGGTCTGTCCGGCGAGTGACGACGATCCCGAAGCCGATCACACGGTCAAGTTCGTGTTCGCGTTCGCCGAGGCCCAGAACGACGAGGTCGGCGGGCTCTATGCCGAGGGTGACGTGATCCACGCCTACGCCGTCTGTACCTGCGGCGAGACCTACAGCGAGAAGTGGCTCGCCGACGAACCTGACGCTCAATAA